From Ignavibacteriota bacterium:
AACTGGTGAATGAGGTGCGGGCGGGCGATCGCCGCGCGTACACTCAACTCATGAACCGGTACAAGGAGAAGATCTACTGGGTGGCCCGGCGCATGCTGGGGAACCATGCCGATGCCGACGATGTCGTGCAGGAGGCGTTCCTCAAGGCATTCCTGAACCTGGGTGATTTTCGAGGAGATTCCGGGTTCTATACCTGGCTGTACCGTATCGCGGTGAATCTGTCGCTGAACGCCCTGCGGAAACGTCATGTGATGGATTACCTCAGGGAAAGCGAGCTGGCACAGAAGGTCTTTCCACCGTCGAAGGAGGATCCGCACAAGGATCTGGAAGCAAAGGAACTCGAATCACGGATCCAGCAGGCGGTGGCCCGGTTGCCCGATAAGCAACGCGCCGTGTTCGTGCTGCGCTACTATGATGAACTGTCGTACGAAGAGATCGCGTTCATCCTGAAGACATCGGTGGGTGGGTTGAAAGCGAATTACTTTCATGCACTGCGGAAAGTCCAGAGGTCGTTGAAACATGCGCTTACGGTTTGACAAGCGTCAGCCTACCGACGATGAGGAAGAGGCACTCCAGCGTGCGTTACAGGCGGAGGTCGCAGATGATCTGCCGTCACCGGCGCCGCCGGCGGCATACTGGCAGAACCTGCCGGTCCGCGTGAATGCGGCCATCGACGATGCAACGAGCGGCAGGGCGCT
This genomic window contains:
- a CDS encoding sigma-70 family RNA polymerase sigma factor produces the protein MEQLTDLELVNEVRAGDRRAYTQLMNRYKEKIYWVARRMLGNHADADDVVQEAFLKAFLNLGDFRGDSGFYTWLYRIAVNLSLNALRKRHVMDYLRESELAQKVFPPSKEDPHKDLEAKELESRIQQAVARLPDKQRAVFVLRYYDELSYEEIAFILKTSVGGLKANYFHALRKVQRSLKHALTV